AACCAATTGCACGATCTGATACGTTTTTACATGCTAATTGTTTTTCAACGGGAATAGAGATTGCATATTTGTTATTTTCACACATGAAAATAACAGGTAGTTTGTGTACACCAGCAAAGTTTGCCCCTTCATGGAAGTCACCTTGGTTTGAAGAACCTTCTCCAAATGTAACGAACGTTACTAAATCTTTCTTCTCCATTTTTCCAGCTAGTGCAATACCAACTGCGTGTGGTACTTGTGTTGTTACTGGAGATGAACCTGTAACAATACGATTTTTCTTTTGACCGAAGTGACCAGGCATTTGACGACCACCAGAGTTTGGATCTCCAGCTTTCGCGAAAGCTGACAACATAAGCTCTTTAGCTGTCATACCAAACGCTAGTACAACACCCATATCACGGTAGTATGGTAATGCATAATCTTTCTCTCTATCAAGAGCGAACGCTGCTCCAACTTGTGCAGCCTCTTGTCCTTGACAAGAAATTACGAATGGAATTTTACCTGCACGGTTTAATAACCACATACGTTCGTCGATTTTACGTGCAAGTAACATCGTACGGAACATTTCTAATACTTGCTCATCACTTAAGCCAAGCTCTTCATGGCGCTTTTCTTTTACTTCTGCCATTTTTCATAACCTCCTAAATCCACATTTTTATGCGTGTAACGCTTTTCCATCTACAGCTAGTGCTGCTTCACCAATCGCCTCAGATAATGATGGATGCGGATGAATTGTATGTGCTACTTCCCAAGGTGTTGCATCAAGTACTCTTGCAAGACCAGCTTCAGAAATCATATCTGTTACATGTGGTCCAATCATATGAACACCAAGAATGTCATTTGTTTCTTCATCAACTACAAGTTTTACAAATCCATCTGATTCTCCGTATACAAGTGCTTTTCCGATTGCGCGGAATGAGAACTTACCTACTTTTAACTTATAGCCTTTTTCTTTCGCTTCTTGTTCTGTTAAACCAACAGAAGCAACTTCTGGACTGCTATATACGCATTTTGATACCATAGAGTAATCAATTGGTGTAACTTCTTTCCCTGCAATATGTTCTACTGCAACAATTCCTTCATGAGAAGCAACGTGAGCAAGTTGTAAGCCACCGATTACATCTCCAATTGCGTAAATATGAGATTCTTTCGTTTGATAAAACTCATTTGTTTGAATGTATCCTTTTTCCACAACGATATCCGTATTCTCTAAACCAATATTTTGCGTATTGGCTTGTCTTCCTACAGATACAAGCATTTTTTCTGCTTTAAATTCTTTATTCTCACCGTTATGTTCAGCTTGAATTGTTACTCCATTATCTTTTACCAATGTTTCTGGTAATACTTTTGCACCAGTCACCACTTTAATACCTTTTTTCTTGAACAGACGTTGCATTTCTTTTGAAACATCCTGATCTTCTAGTGGTAAAATAGTTTTCGCATACTCTAACACTGTAACTTCTACACCGAAGTCAGCAAGCATCGATGCCCACTCAATACCGATTACACCGCCACCAACGATAATAATCGAGCTAGGAAGCGTTTCCATTTTCAGGGCATGATCTGAAGACATTACGTACTCTCCGTCTAATTCTAAACCTGGTAATGAATTTGGACGAGAACCTGTTGCAACAAGTACATTTTTTGGAATTAACATTTCATTCTCTTCTCCACTTGCAAGTTCAACTGAAATTGTCCCTGGCATCGGAGAGAAAATAGATGGGCCAAGAATACGGCCAATACCTTCAAACACATCAATTTTACCTTGTTTCATTAAATGTTGAACGCCTTTATGGAGCTGCGTTACAATCTTCTCTTTACGCTCTTGTACTTTTGCAAAGTTCAGTTCTACATTACTTGCAATAACTCCGAACTCTTCACTTTTTTTAGCAGTTGCGTATACTTCTGCACTACGTAAAAGAGCTTTACTAGGAATACATCCTTTGTGCAAACAAGTACCACCAAGATTTTCTTTTTCAACAAGTGCTGTTTTTAATCCTAGTTGTGATGCGCGAATAGCAGCAACATATCCACCTGTACCGCCGCCAACGATGACTAAATCATATTCTCTTGCCATTATCTCAACCCCTAGCTACTGTTTGTTTTTCTCTTACAACATACTCTTTCGGCGCTTCTTCTTCACGTAATACACGAAGTGCTCCTTCTGCTAACGCTTGTAACTCATCTTCTCCTGGATGCACAATAACATCTGCAATCCAGTCAACACGTTCTTTTATTTCATCGACAAGAATTTTACTGTATGCAAGTCCACCAGTTAATACGATTGCATCGATTTTCCCGTGAAGTACAGCACTCGCTCCGCCAATCTCTTTTGCAACTTGATATGCCATTGCTTTATAAATAAGTGTTGCTTCAGGATCACCTTTTTCAACCATTTGTTCTACTTTAATTGCATCGTTTGTACCGATTAGACTTACAAGTCCACCTTGTCCGACAAGTTTTTTAACCATTTCGTCTCGGTAATACTCACCAGAGAAACACATTTCAACTAATTGTCCTACTGGTACTGTACCAGCACGCTCTGGACTAAATGGTCCTTCTCCGTTTAAGCCGTTATTAACATCGATAACTTTCCCTTTTTTATGGGCACCAACTGTAATACCGCCACCCATATGTGTAACTAATAAATTTAAATCTTCGTATTTGTGATTTAATTGTTCAGCCACTTTACGAGCAACCGCTTTTTGGTTTAATGCATGGAAAATACTTTTACGTTCCATACCAGCAATACCGCTTATACGAGCAATTGGCTCCATTTCATCTACAACGACAGGATCCACAATGAATGCAGGAATATTTAATCCAGAAGCAATTTCATAAGCTAGAATGCCTCCAAGGTTTGAAGCGTGATGACCGCTGAACCCATTTTTTAAATCTTCTAACATTGCATCGTTTACTGTGTACGTACCGCCTTCGATTGGACGAAGTAATCCACCACGCCCACAAACAGCGTTTAATTTTGAAATGTTAATACCATGCGAATGTAAAACTTCTAAAATCGTTTCTTTTCGAAATTCATATTGATCGATAATTCGCTTATATTTTCCAATCTGTTCTTCATCATGACGAATTGTTTCTTCTAAAACGGGTCTTTCATTATCAAAAACACCAATTTTTGTGGATGTACTACCCGGATTAATAACAAGAATTCGATTTAAGGACAATGTTGCTACCTCCACTAATAAATTCAAAAGGAAGTGGAAACCTCATAAGAGGTAACCACACCTTTTGTAAAAGTTGTATATGAATGATTAGCGACGGCTAATAATGTCGTGACCGTTGCGTAAGTATGTGCTACGAGTGTTTTTCAAGCTTGCAATGCGCTCTTCAGCTAGACGATCTGCTGCTACATAAGTTGCTATGCCATCGCGTTTTGAAATTTCGATTACTTTTGCAATTGTGTCATAAATAGACTCAACACGTTTTAAGGCACGTTCTCTATTGTATCCATATAACTCGTCTGCTACGTTAATTACACCACCTGCATTAATAACATAGTCTGGTGCGTATACAATACCCATTTCATGAATGATGTCGCCGTGACGATCTTCTTTTAATTGGTTATTTGCAGAACCTGCGATTACTTTTGCTTTAAGTTGTGGAATAGTTTCATCATTAACTGTTGCGCCTAATGCACATGGTGCGTAAATATCACATTCAACACCGTAAATTTCATTTGGCTCAACCGCTGTTGCACCGAATTCTTCTACTGCACGTTGTACAGCTTCTTTATTAATATCTGTAACGATTAATTTTGCTCCTTCAGCGTGTAAATGTTTGCATAGGTGATATGCTACGTTACCAACACCTTGAACAGAAATTACTTTTCCTTCTAGACTATCTGTACCGAACGCTTCTTTTGCAGCTGCTTTCATACCACGGTAAACACCGTATGCAGTTACTGGAGATGGGTTACCAGAAGAACCGAATGAAGGTGAAATACCTGTTACAAAGTCAGTTTCTTCGTGGATAATATCCATATCATCTACTGTTGTACCAACATCTTCAGCTGTAATGTAACGTCCGTTTAGTCCTTGAATGTAGCGTCCTAATGCACGGAACATCGCTTCGCTTTTATCTTTACGTGGATCACCGATAATTACTGTTTTTGCACCACCTAAGTTTAAACCAGCTGCTGCATTTTTGTATGTCATCCCTTTTGCAAGACGCAATGCATCTTCAATCGCCGCTTCTTCAGAATCATATGTCCACATTCTTGTTCCACCAAGAGCTGGTCCAAGTGTTGTATCATGGATTGCAATGATTGCTTTTAAACCAGATTCTTTATCTTGACAAAATACCACTTGCTCATAATCATATTTTTCTAAGTATTCGAAGATTTCTAATGTCATTGTCGTTTCCCCCTAATTGTTTTACCCTATTTGGTTTATTTTGAAGCAGTCGCAACTGCCAATGCTAATGAATATACTTTTGTTTCTGCTGAATCAGCACGTGATGTTAAAACAATCGGTGCTTTAGCGCCTGCAATCATCGCCCCTACCTTTGCATTTGCAAAATAGACGAGTGATTTATATAGCACATTTCCAGCTTCAATCGTTGGGACGAGTAAAATGTCTGCCTTACCTGCTACATCACTTACTATGCCTTTATGTTCTGCTGCAATTTGTGATACTGCATTATCTAAAGCAAGTGGTCCATCAACGACACAATTTTTAATTTGTCCGCGGCGATTCATTTGAGTTAACATCGCTGCATCAATTGTCGCTTGCATCGCAGGATTAACAACCTCTACCGCTGCAATTGGCGCTACCTTCGGCAAATCTATTCCTATTGCCCGGGCAACTTCTACAGTATTTTGTATAATAGCAGCTTTTTGTGTTACATCAGGTGCAATGTTCATCGCTGCATCTGTAACAAAAATAAGATGATCGTAATTTGGAACTTCAAACGCTGCAACGTGTGAAAGTACGCTGCCCTTACGAAGTCCCCACTCTTTATTTAATACGGCTTTCAAAATATTTGCAGTTGGGATGTTCCCCTTCATAAGCACATCTGCTTCGCCATTTCTTACAGCTTTAACAGAAAGTTCTGCAGCCTCAGCACTTGACGTTGCTGCAATCACTTCAATATGTTCTGAAGTTTGTAATCCGTGCTCTTGTAGCATCCCCATTATTTTTTCTTGATTTCCATATAGACGAAATTGAGCTAGCTGTAGTTGAATTGCCTTCGCTACAGCTTCAATTACTTCATGATCTTCAGCTACTGCTACAGCCACAGTTTTTTTAGGCTGTCCTGCCGCTTGATCAATTAAATGTTCTAACTTCATATTTTGTAATCAACCCTTTCCGTCGTCCCTCGTCTATTCATTAAGCAAATACCGTGCCAACTTTTAAAAGTGGTCTTACCAATAATGAAAACGCATTCAAAATGCTGTAAAATCAATACTTTGGAAAACAACGAAATATTCTGTCTTGTTTTGTCGCTTTTTGTATACCATGCAATAAATTGCACGGTACGCAATTTATTGCATGCTATTTTTTGCACAGTCGTGCTTTTCTAGCTTGTAATATAAGTTTCGAACTGAAATCCCTAACGCTTTTGCAGTTTTCGTTTTGTTCCCCTCAAATTTCTCCAAATATTCACGTATAATATTCCCCTCAAATTCTGTCACTAAGTGTTCAAGGGCCTTCTCCTCTAATTCAGGTAATAAATTATTTTGTTTCGTCTCCACTTGTTCTTCTTTATGTAATAGGGGTAAATGATGTACATCAATGTATATCTCGTTATAATTCATAAAAATAATTGCTCGCCCTAGAATATTTTCAAGTTCCCTAACATTTCCTGGCCATTCATATGATTGTAAATACGAAACAGCTGAATCGGTGAGCCCTTCTACATTCCGGCCATAATCTTGGTTAATTTTTTGAATTAACCTTTCTGCAATCGCTGGTATATCTCCTTTGCGCTGACGAAGAGAAGGGATTTGAATCGGAATTTTATTTAAGCGGTAATATAAATCTTCTCGGAACTTTCCTTCTAAAATTGCTTTTTCTAAATTCACATGCGTCGCTGCAATTACTCGAACATTAATAGGTATCGCTTTCGTTCCACCTACTTTCACAATCTCTTTTTCCTGCAGTACTCGAAGGAGCTTTGCTTGCGTATTTGCAGATAATTCTCCAATTTCATCTAAAAAAATACTTCCATTGTTCGCTTCTTCAAAGAACCCTCGTTTCCCGCCTCTTTTCGCTCCCGAGAACGCACCTTCCTCATAACCGAATAATTCACTTTCTAATAACGTCTCGGAAATAGCAGCACAGTTTACTCTGACGAACTTATTGTATTTTCGATTACTACCATTATGAATAGCGTGTGCAAACAACTCTTTCCCTGTCCCTGATTCCCCTCTAAGTAGTACCGTTGCTGGTGTATTCGCTCCAAGTTTTGCTTGTTCAATAGCTGCTGTTGTTTCATCTGACTTCCCGACTATATCATCAAATGAATATTTCGCTTCTAATGTTCGGATGATTTGTCTTGCTCTATTTAATTCATTTGTTAATTTTTGAATTTCTGATACGTCACGAATTACCCCGACGCTACCTTTCAATATTCCATCTACAATAACTGGTGCTACGTTTACAATTACGTCGCGCTTCTTTTGCCCAATCTTCATATGTATTCCTCGTACCGCTCGGCGTGTCCGAAGTACTTTCATATGCATACTTTCACCTTCTACAATATCAGTTGTAGCTGGCTGCCCGAGAATATCTTCTTCCGTCAAACCTGTTAGCTTCGTATATGCAGGGTTTATAACTAACCCCCTTCCTTTCTCATCGACAACCGAAATCGCTTCTTCAGATGAGTTAATGATCGCCTCGAGTAGCGTTTGAATTTCTTTTAAGTCTGTAACTTCTTCCGCTAAATCTACAACTTCTGTAATATCTTTAAAAATCGCAAATGCCCCTTGAACCTCTCCGCCTTCTTTTAATATTGGTATACGCGTTGTAATGATCTTCTTGTCATTTTCTAACGTCAGTTCATGGTTCACTTCTATTTGTTTCGTACGTATAATACGGAGCAACTTACTCGTTGGAATAACTTCTAAAATATATTTCCCTACCGCTTCTTCTTTTTTATATCCGATAATACGCTCTGCGCTTTTATTAAACAGACGGACTTTTCCCTCTCGATCAATAACAATCATACCGTCATGTGTAGAATTTAAAATTAATTCTCCTTGTTGCGTTTGTTCCTCTAACTGCCCAATCAAACCTTCCTTCTCATGCGCTAATCTCGTAACAATTTTCGCAATATCCCCTGGTATAAGAAGAGTATCTTTATGCTTTTTCATTAATAAATCTTTATGTAAATCATCGTCACCTGTCATATCAAACATTACATCAATATGCATAGAAAGAAACGACGTTACGCTCTCTCCAATTGTAACCCCGTATTCCTTAGCCATTTGTAATCCTTTTGCAATCGGATTTATATCAATAATCCCTATAATTTGAAATATATTCGAACTTTGTAACAGATTCAGCAGTGTACTGCCACCTTCACCTGCACCAACAATTAAAACTTTTTGTTTCATATATTACACTTCCTCTCGAAGTATCTCTGCAAAATTTTTCACATTCTTATCTTACTCGTTCAGCAACCTCTTGACAAACCCCCATTCCATATAACATCATTAAAATACACAAAATAATCTGAAAAGGAGCGTTATTTATGCAGCGTTACCTCGCTCTATTATTAGCACTCATCCCCATTTCATTAGCCGTGCTTGGTATTAAACTAATGAGAGATACTGTATTTGGGATTTTGTTCTCCCCAATCCCTATATTGTGGTTACAATTTTTAATCGGCGCTCTTTGCTTTGCACTCGGGTTTTATATCTTCGGCGGCTTCGTCTTACACAGGGATCGTAAGAGAAATAAAGTACAAGCACGCTTCAGAAGATAAAACAAAGTTTTCACATATCATAAATAAAAAATGAGACCATTATATTAGGTCTCATTTTTTTATCGGTAATAAAGTTCTTGCTGTTTCAGGATAATCAGTAATAATCGCCGATATATTCATATCAAAATATTTACGCATAAGCGTTTCTTCATTTATCGTGTAAGGACGAACCTCCACACCACTTTCCATCGTTAATTCAGCGATAGCATCTTGAAGATAACGATAATTCGGATGTACTGCAGTAGCACCCATCTTTTTTGCATATGCCCACGGGCTATGCAAACCTTCACGATACAAAATAGCTGTTTGAATATCAGGAGCCATCATATGACACCGCTTCATACTGTAGTGATTAAAAGAAGAAAACACAATCCGATCCTCTAGACTAAACTTACGTACAAGTGTTATAACCTCTTCTTCTAAACCTCTGTATGGGATTTTATTATTTTTCAGTTCAATATTGAGTAGCAATTTCGTTTTTGCGAGCCATTCTAACACCTCTTCTAGAAGAGGTATTTTGCAAAAACCTACTTTGTCACCGAATTTATAACTCGCATCCAACTTACATAAATCCTCATATAAATAATTTCGAACCGCACCTTTTCCATTTGTTGTCCGATCCACCGTTTCATCATGAATGACGACAACTTTTCGATCTTTCGTGAATTGAACATCGAGTTCAATTCCATCTGCTCCAAAAGCCTCCGCCGCTTCAAATGAAATCATTGTATTTTCCGGATACGTTCCCGCTGCACCACGATGTGCAAATATAAGAGTCATCCTCACTCCCCCAATCTTATGCTATACTATACGAAAAAGGAGGTACTTCTATGAGACCATTACAAATTTCTCCAGACACTGCAGTCCGCCTATCAAAAGCGTTAGGTGTTCCACTTGAACAACTTATGCATATGCCACAGCATATTTTAATCCAAAAGTTAGTTGAATTAGAAAAACAAAATAAAAACGAAGAATAATATAGTCCTGTTTTGCAGGGCTTTTTATTATCATCTATTATATCATGGATAACTTACCCACTAAAATTATGAATGCATGGAACAACAAAATAAAAAGCCTCTATAGAGAAGCTTTTTTCTACAAATTGCAAATTTTAAGTTCCACCAACATATTGAAGGTCTCCAGATTTATGTAATTCACCTGTTACTCCATCTCCAAAATTATTTAAAGAAAAAGTTTGCTCTTCTAGCGAATCCTTTTCGATTTAAAATTCGAAATCAGACAAAAAACACCGCCCTCTCGATAGTTTTAGTAACTACCAAAAGAACGGTGTTTATCACTCAAATGACCGTGTTATTTATCGGTCAAAGATATTTATTGCTCAACGTTCTCTAACGTTAAAGTCGCGTCAGATACTGTTATATCAACATTTAAGAAGCCTTATGTTCAAGTCTTAGCTTATCCGCAACCATTGCGATAAACTCGGAATTCGTAGGTTTTGCTTTTGACATCGATACAGTATAACCAAATAAGGACGAAATAGAATCAATATTCCCACGGCTCCAAGCCACTTCAATTGCGTGACGGATTGCGCGCTCGACACGACTTGCTGTTGTATTATATTTCTTTGCGATATCTGGATATAATACTTTCGTAATAGATCCTAGTAATTCGATATCATTGTACACCATAGAGATTGCTTCTCGTAAGTACATGTACCCTTTAATATGAGCGGGTACACCAATTTCATGAATGATACTTGTAATACTCGCATCTAAGTTTTTCGGTTTTCCATCGATCGTTGTTGCTGATCGGAAAGATGGTAATGGACGTTTAATGGTAGCATTTGCTTTACCACTCACTTGACGAATATGACTCGTTAAATTCTCCATATCAAATGGTTTTAATATGAAATATGATGCACCTAAATCAACCGCTTTTTTCGTCACATCTTCTTGTCCAAACGCTGTCAACATAATAACGCTAGGTTGTCTTAACCTTTCAATATGTCGCATTTTCTCTAGCACAGCTAGACCATCTAAATGTGGCATAATAATGTCTAAAACGAGTACATCAGGCTGCTTGTCTGTCAATAAGTTTAAACATTCTTGACCATTGTAAGCAGTTCCGATTACTTCCATATCATCCTGAGCAGCAACATAGCTCTCTAGCATTGATACCAATTCTTTATTATCATCCACAAGACATACTTTAATTTTCTCCACAGTTTTTCCTCCCTTACCGAATCGATTCTTCCGACATGTGTAAGCTTCTAGGCTACATGAATTGTTCGACAATTGTGTGAAAATTCCCTTTTAAAGTTTCTTACTTTCCGATAAAAACACAAAAAAATATATTTATCGCCCATTTACTTTCTTTCGCAACACATTCCATCATAGAATTACAACGAAACGTTCAACCCTTTTCTTATATTTTACAACAAAAAACAGCTCTTGCGGAGCTTTTACAAAATTTCAACGAATTTTTCAATAGAAAAGCGAGCTAATATGCATTAGCTCGCTTTTTTCTCTTGATCATAAATATTAATTCCAGCCTCATGTAACATCCATTCAATATGAACACCGTATCCTGACGTTGGATCATTTACAAATACATGTGTAACAGCACCAATTACTTTCCCATTTTGTACAATCGGACTTCCACTCATCCCTTGTACAATACCACCCGTTTTTGCTAGTAAACGTTTGTCTGTCACTTTTATAACCATACCTTTTGTAGCTGGGAACTTTTGCGGTACCGTACTAACAACTTCAATATCAAACGCCTCAACTTTATCTTGATCAATAACTGTTAATATTTTCGCTGGTCCTTCTTTTACTTGATGGGATAATGCGATAGGCATTGCTTTATCCATTATGCCGTTTGTCATATTTGTATTTAATTTCCCGAAAATACCATACGGGCTATTTACTGTAATATTACCAATCACTTCACGATCCGGTGAAAATCTTGCTAATTTTTCTCCTGGATTCCCGTGACTCCCTCTTTCAATAGAGGTTACGGTCGAGCGCATAATTTGTCCATCTTCTACTTGAATTGGTTTTTTTGTATCATTATCAGAAATGACATGACCAAGTGCCCCGTATTTCATGGAACCCGGATGAACAAATGTCATTGTTCCAATTCCAGCTGCCGAGTCACGAATATATAAACCAATACGATAAGACGATTCCCCGCTGTCTTTTTGTGGTGTTAACTTAGTGCGAATGTATTTTCCATCTCTTAGCAAAACAAGATTAAGCGGTTCACCTGTTTCTCCACTATTATGAATAAATGGTGCTACATCACTCATTCTTTCAATTGTTTTCCCATTAATTGCAGTAATCATATCCCCAATCTGTACACCAGCTGTTTCACCAGGAGATACTTTACCCTTTTCAGTTTGAATTAAATGATGGCCTACAACAAGTACACCTTTTGTGTTCAATTTCACACCAATCGATTGTCCACCGGGGATAACTTTAAAATCTTTCAATACTTTTACATTTACTTTTTTCACTGGAAAACCAGCGAGTTGAAACACCATATCAGCTTCACCATTTTGGTGAGAATTCACCATAAGCTCTTGTTCATTTGAACTTACTGTAAATACATTACGATTTGTAGATGAAGCCTTAAAAACTGGTAATGATGCTATTTCTGATTGTTGTCCTTCAAAAACAACAAGTTGTTTCGGGGATGAAATAAACGTTCGAAGCGGTTTAAAACATCCAATAAAAACTAAAGAAACAAGGAGACAAAGACCTATTATTTTTCGAAATCTTTCTAATTTCAATTTGTTCACTCTCCTCGCTCCTACCCCACATTCAGCCTCTTGGCTTCACTTTTTAATCTCTCCTTGCAGTGCTTTATTTATAACCGGAAGAATTAAGAAATCATCATTTGAGAAAAAAAGCTATCCATTACTGGATAGCCTCTGCTGTCTGTTTGAAATGATGTGCTTGCGTAAGTAACTCTTTCGCATGTTCTGTCGTTAAATCTGTAATTTCTACACCAGAAATCATCCGAGCAATTTCTGTTACTTTTTCATCCGTACTTAGCACCGTAACAGATGTAATCGTCCGATCATTCGCCACTTGTTTTCTAATAAATAAATGCGAGTCCGCCATTGAAGCTACCTGAGGTAAGTGCGTAATACAAAGTACTTGCGAGTTTACCGATACACGATAGATTTTTTCCGCAATAGCCTGTGCAACCCGACCACTCACACCTGTATCCACTTCATCAAAAATAACTGAAGCAACACCTTGATGCTTAGAAAAAATACTTTTTAAAGCCAAAATAATACGAGATAACTCTCCGCCAGAAGCAACCTTTGAAAGCGGCTTTAACGGTTCACCAGGGTTCGTTGAAATATAAAACTCCACGTGATCATAGCCATCCGCCGTAAGTTTCACCGGTGTTCCTTCTACAAGAGGTTCTTCTGCATTTCCTTCCCTCTTCATTATTCTCACTTCAAATTTCGTTTTTTCCATATATAATTCTTTTAATTCTTGATGAATAGCGTTTGTAAGATGGTCTGCCAGTTCATGACGCATATCACTTAACAACGTTGCTTCTTTTAAAATAACACTTTCTAATTCCTTTAGCTGCTTTCTCGTCGTTTCAATATGTACGTCTTTATTTTCAATTGTAAAAATTTCTTGTTCAATTTTATCAGCATACGCTAAAATCTCTTCTACAGTATTTCCATACTTTCTCTTTAACATACGGATTTCATTCAACCTTGTTTCAATTTCATCTAAACGTTTCGGATCATATTCCATCATATCTAACTTTTCTCTAAGCTGATATGCAACTTCTTCTAATAAGTAATAGCTA
This genomic interval from Bacillus cereus contains the following:
- the bfmBAA gene encoding 3-methyl-2-oxobutanoate dehydrogenase subunit alpha gives rise to the protein MAEVKEKRHEELGLSDEQVLEMFRTMLLARKIDERMWLLNRAGKIPFVISCQGQEAAQVGAAFALDREKDYALPYYRDMGVVLAFGMTAKELMLSAFAKAGDPNSGGRQMPGHFGQKKNRIVTGSSPVTTQVPHAVGIALAGKMEKKDLVTFVTFGEGSSNQGDFHEGANFAGVHKLPVIFMCENNKYAISIPVEKQLACKNVSDRAIGYGMPGYTIDGNDPLAVYKAVKEAADRGRRGEGPTLIETVSYRLTAHSSDDDDRVYRDKEEVEEAKKKDSIITFAAYLKEAGVLTEEFEKQMLDEIMHIVNEATEYAENAPYAAPEDALKHVYAE
- the lpdA gene encoding dihydrolipoyl dehydrogenase, which codes for MAREYDLVIVGGGTGGYVAAIRASQLGLKTALVEKENLGGTCLHKGCIPSKALLRSAEVYATAKKSEEFGVIASNVELNFAKVQERKEKIVTQLHKGVQHLMKQGKIDVFEGIGRILGPSIFSPMPGTISVELASGEENEMLIPKNVLVATGSRPNSLPGLELDGEYVMSSDHALKMETLPSSIIIVGGGVIGIEWASMLADFGVEVTVLEYAKTILPLEDQDVSKEMQRLFKKKGIKVVTGAKVLPETLVKDNGVTIQAEHNGENKEFKAEKMLVSVGRQANTQNIGLENTDIVVEKGYIQTNEFYQTKESHIYAIGDVIGGLQLAHVASHEGIVAVEHIAGKEVTPIDYSMVSKCVYSSPEVASVGLTEQEAKEKGYKLKVGKFSFRAIGKALVYGESDGFVKLVVDEETNDILGVHMIGPHVTDMISEAGLARVLDATPWEVAHTIHPHPSLSEAIGEAALAVDGKALHA
- the buk gene encoding butyrate kinase, coding for MSLNRILVINPGSTSTKIGVFDNERPVLEETIRHDEEQIGKYKRIIDQYEFRKETILEVLHSHGINISKLNAVCGRGGLLRPIEGGTYTVNDAMLEDLKNGFSGHHASNLGGILAYEIASGLNIPAFIVDPVVVDEMEPIARISGIAGMERKSIFHALNQKAVARKVAEQLNHKYEDLNLLVTHMGGGITVGAHKKGKVIDVNNGLNGEGPFSPERAGTVPVGQLVEMCFSGEYYRDEMVKKLVGQGGLVSLIGTNDAIKVEQMVEKGDPEATLIYKAMAYQVAKEIGGASAVLHGKIDAIVLTGGLAYSKILVDEIKERVDWIADVIVHPGEDELQALAEGALRVLREEEAPKEYVVREKQTVARG
- a CDS encoding leucine dehydrogenase translates to MTLEIFEYLEKYDYEQVVFCQDKESGLKAIIAIHDTTLGPALGGTRMWTYDSEEAAIEDALRLAKGMTYKNAAAGLNLGGAKTVIIGDPRKDKSEAMFRALGRYIQGLNGRYITAEDVGTTVDDMDIIHEETDFVTGISPSFGSSGNPSPVTAYGVYRGMKAAAKEAFGTDSLEGKVISVQGVGNVAYHLCKHLHAEGAKLIVTDINKEAVQRAVEEFGATAVEPNEIYGVECDIYAPCALGATVNDETIPQLKAKVIAGSANNQLKEDRHGDIIHEMGIVYAPDYVINAGGVINVADELYGYNRERALKRVESIYDTIAKVIEISKRDGIATYVAADRLAEERIASLKNTRSTYLRNGHDIISRR
- the yqiS gene encoding phosphate butyryltransferase — translated: MKLEHLIDQAAGQPKKTVAVAVAEDHEVIEAVAKAIQLQLAQFRLYGNQEKIMGMLQEHGLQTSEHIEVIAATSSAEAAELSVKAVRNGEADVLMKGNIPTANILKAVLNKEWGLRKGSVLSHVAAFEVPNYDHLIFVTDAAMNIAPDVTQKAAIIQNTVEVARAIGIDLPKVAPIAAVEVVNPAMQATIDAAMLTQMNRRGQIKNCVVDGPLALDNAVSQIAAEHKGIVSDVAGKADILLVPTIEAGNVLYKSLVYFANAKVGAMIAGAKAPIVLTSRADSAETKVYSLALAVATASK
- a CDS encoding sigma-54 interaction domain-containing protein, producing MKQKVLIVGAGEGGSTLLNLLQSSNIFQIIGIIDINPIAKGLQMAKEYGVTIGESVTSFLSMHIDVMFDMTGDDDLHKDLLMKKHKDTLLIPGDIAKIVTRLAHEKEGLIGQLEEQTQQGELILNSTHDGMIVIDREGKVRLFNKSAERIIGYKKEEAVGKYILEVIPTSKLLRIIRTKQIEVNHELTLENDKKIITTRIPILKEGGEVQGAFAIFKDITEVVDLAEEVTDLKEIQTLLEAIINSSEEAISVVDEKGRGLVINPAYTKLTGLTEEDILGQPATTDIVEGESMHMKVLRTRRAVRGIHMKIGQKKRDVIVNVAPVIVDGILKGSVGVIRDVSEIQKLTNELNRARQIIRTLEAKYSFDDIVGKSDETTAAIEQAKLGANTPATVLLRGESGTGKELFAHAIHNGSNRKYNKFVRVNCAAISETLLESELFGYEEGAFSGAKRGGKRGFFEEANNGSIFLDEIGELSANTQAKLLRVLQEKEIVKVGGTKAIPINVRVIAATHVNLEKAILEGKFREDLYYRLNKIPIQIPSLRQRKGDIPAIAERLIQKINQDYGRNVEGLTDSAVSYLQSYEWPGNVRELENILGRAIIFMNYNEIYIDVHHLPLLHKEEQVETKQNNLLPELEEKALEHLVTEFEGNIIREYLEKFEGNKTKTAKALGISVRNLYYKLEKHDCAKNSMQ
- a CDS encoding DUF2627 domain-containing protein, whose product is MQRYLALLLALIPISLAVLGIKLMRDTVFGILFSPIPILWLQFLIGALCFALGFYIFGGFVLHRDRKRNKVQARFRR
- a CDS encoding glycerophosphodiester phosphodiesterase codes for the protein MTLIFAHRGAAGTYPENTMISFEAAEAFGADGIELDVQFTKDRKVVVIHDETVDRTTNGKGAVRNYLYEDLCKLDASYKFGDKVGFCKIPLLEEVLEWLAKTKLLLNIELKNNKIPYRGLEEEVITLVRKFSLEDRIVFSSFNHYSMKRCHMMAPDIQTAILYREGLHSPWAYAKKMGATAVHPNYRYLQDAIAELTMESGVEVRPYTINEETLMRKYFDMNISAIITDYPETARTLLPIKK